A window of the Salvelinus fontinalis isolate EN_2023a chromosome 26, ASM2944872v1, whole genome shotgun sequence genome harbors these coding sequences:
- the sntg1 gene encoding gamma-1-syntrophin yields the protein MDFKTSNEETKTGVYLLQDGNEEPFNIRLHLAKDILTIQEQDVICVSGEPFYSSERTVTIRRQTIGGFGLSIKGGAEHKIPVVISKISKEQKAELSGLLFIGDGILQINGINVRSYRHEEVVQVLRNAGEDVTLTVSFLKKTPAFLKLPLCEDCTCVPSDQSSGTSSPLCDSGLHLNYHPNNTDTLSCSSWPTSPGLRWEKRWVDLRLIPLLHSRLSQHVPGSDVCRKNAFHVIAVDGVCSGVITCPAAEDCLDWLQAIATNISALTKHNVKKINRNFPVNQQIIYMGWVDEKEQDSVQDRMYSSQFLALRGSSLFKFSAPPVTTWDWTRAEKSYTVYEIMCKVLKDSDLLDKRKHCFSVQTECGEDMFYSVELECELLIWEKAFQMATFLEVERIQCKTYACIMESHLMGLTVDFSMGFVCFDAASKAVLWRYKFSQLKGSSDDGKSKIKFLFQNQDNKAIEAKELEFSNLFAVLHCIHAFFAAKVACLDPMFLESQGAATTTGGVPTLTCNTQTSKIKYST from the exons ACGAAGACTGGGGTTTATCTGCTGCAAGATGGTAATGAGGAGCCTTTCAATATTCGACTGCACTTGGCTAAAGACATTCTGACAATTCAAGAGCAAGATGTCATCTGCGTGTCAGGAGAACCATTTTATTCGAGT GAGAGAACTGTAACAATCAGAAGACAGACGATTGGAGGTTTTGGCTTGAGCATCAAG GGAGGCGCAGAACACAAAATCCCTGTTGTGATATCAAAAATATCAAAAGAGCAAAAAG CTGAACTGTCTGGGTTGCTGTTTATCGGAGATGGAATCCTCCAG ATAAATGGAATAAATGTTCGAAGCTATCGCCACGAGGAAGTG GTGCAGGTTTTGCGAAATGCCGGAGAGGATGTCACTCTGACTGTTTCTTTCTTGAAGAAGACACCAGCTTTTCTGAAACTGCCACTCTGTGAAGACTGCACAT GTGTTCCAAGTGATCAGAGCAGTGGAACGTCCTCCCCTCTATGCGACAGTGGCTTACACTTGAACTACCATCCTAACAACACG GACACACTGTCCTGCTCATCTTGGCCCACGTCCCCTGGGCTCCGATGGGAGAAGAGATGGGTGGACCTGCGCCttattcctctcctccactctcgtCTGTCACAGCACGTCCCCGGCTCTGACGTCTGCAG GAAAAATGCATTTCACGTCATAGCTGTGGATGGGGTCTGCAGTGGGGTTATCACGTGCCCTGCTGCTGAAGACTGCCTAGATTGGCTCCAAGCAATCGCAACTAACATATCAGCTCTCACCAAGCACAAT GTGAAGAAGATAAACAGAAACTTCCCAGTTAATCAACAG ATTATCTACATGGGCTGGGTAGATGAGAAGGAGCAGGACTCCGTTCAGGACCGAATGTATTCATCACAGTTCCTTGCCTTGAGGGGTTCCTCACTCTTCAAGTTCTCAGCACCTCCT GTGACTACATGGGACTGGACGAGGGCGGAGAAAAGCTACACTGTGTACGAGATCATGTGTAAAGTTTTAAAG GACAGTGACCTCTTGGACAAGCGGAAGCACTGCTTCAGTGTCCAAACGGAGTGTGGGGAGGACATGTTCTACAGCGTAGAGCTGGAGTGTGAGCTGCTCATTTGGGAGAAGGCCTTTCAGATGGCTACTTTCCTGGAGGTGGAGAGAATACAG TGTAAAACATACGCTTGCATCATGGAGAGCCACCTGATGGGACTGACCGTAGACTTCAGTATGGGCTTTGTCTGTTTCGATGCTGCTTCAAAG GCAGTGCTATGGAGATACAAGTTTTCCCAACTGAAAGGGTCCTCTGATGATGGGAAGAGCAAGATCAAATTTCTGTTCCAAAATCAGGACAATAAAGCTATTGAAGCCAAG GAGCTGGAATTTTCAAACCTCTTTGCCGTGCTTCACTGTATCCATGCGTTcttcgctgccaaagttgcttgcCTGGATCCAATGTTTCTGGAGAGCCAAGGTGCTGCGACGACCACTGGGGGGGTTCCCACTCTTACCTGTAATACACAGACATCCAAAATCAAATACTCTACCTGA